The nucleotide sequence ATATATATGTTATCACAATGTCCAGGTCCAATTGGAATCTTTGATTCCGGATACGGCGGTCTCACAATCTATGAAAAAATCCGGGAAGTTATGCCCGGGTACGATTTCCTTTATCTCGGTGATAATGCCCGCACTCCATACGGGTCCAGATCTTTTGAGGTTGTTTATCGTTTCACGCTTCAAGCCGTTGAGAAACTATTTAACGAAGGCTGCCACCTTGTTATTCTCGCATGTAATACAGCTTCTGCCAAAGCGTTGCGTACTATTCAGCAAAATGATCTTGCTTCGATAGATCCCAATCGCCGTGTATTGGGCGTAATTCGTCCTACAGTAGAACTTGTGGATAGTATAAGTAAGTCAAAACATGTAGGGGTTGTAGGTACTTCGGGAACTATTTCATCGCAGTCTTATACATTGGAAATTGAAAAGATGTTTCCTCATATAGTAGTTACCGGAGAAGCATGCCCTATGTGGGTTCCATTGGTCGAGAACAACGAATTTAACGGACCGGGAGCGGATTACTTTATACAAAAACATTTGGACTCCTTATTAACCAAAGATCCGCAAATAGACACATTGATTCTTGGTTGTACTCATTATCCTTTACTTATAGACAAGATAAAACAGTTCTTACCTCAGGGCATAACTGTATTTGCTCAGGGAGAATATGTGGCCTCCAGTCTAAAGGACTACCTGTTAAGACATCCCGAGATGGATGCCAAGCTAACAAAAAACGGCACTAGTCGTTTCCTTACAACAGAGTCTGCCGCTAAATTTGCAGAAGCCGCCTCTATCTTTTTAAATCAATCTATTGACGTTGAACAAGTGGCAATAGACTAAATAAAGACTGCTTATCCAGTATTATGGATAAGCAGTCTTTATTTAGTATTCATCAGACAGCCGTTTTTACGAGATAGACTTTCCGAACGGAGCCAATGCAAGGGCTGCCATTTTAAAATGCTGCATTCCGAAAGGTATACCAATTATAGTAATGCAGAGCAGTACTCCAAAAAACAGGTGAGTGAGGCAAATCCAGATACCTCCCAACAATATCCAGATCACATTCATAATAACTGATAAACATCCTCCGGAATTACCGCTGTCGGTAACTTTGTTTCCAAAAGGCCACAAGGCAAGCATGGCAAGTTTCAACGTCTGCAGCCCGAAAGGAATTCCGATAATGGTTACCATCATCAGTAAACTGGCTACCAGATATTCCATACTGGTAATAATGCCTCCGCAAATAAGCCAGATAAGATTACCTAAAAATTTCATTTCATATTGGTATTAGCATTAATTAAAGCCATTGTTCTGTTGGGATGAGCCAGATTCAACCTTATGCAACTGTCAATTTCGTTCAGTAAAGTTTTCTTTACAAGAAGAAAGCTGTCGCGCAGTTCCGGTTTAACAGGCTTGGAAGGAGGCGCTTCGACATGAAGCGGATTAATAGGCTGACCATTCTTATATACCCGAAAATCAAGATGAGGACCTGTTGATAATCCTGTTGATCCAACGTAGGCTACAACTTCACCCTGTTGTACAGTGCTTCCTATACGGATGCCGCGTGCAAATCTTGATAGGTGCATATAAGTAGTGCTGTAGTTGGAATTATGCCTTATTTTGAGGAAGTTTCCTCCACCTCCCTGAAATCCTTTAGCTATAACAACCCCGGAGCCAATGCTTTTTACAGGAGTTCCTTTGGGAGCAGAATAATCTATTCCATGATGCGCGCGGTAACGTTTAAGAATTGGATGGAAACGAGCATTGCTATATCTGGATGTAATGCGGAAGAAGTCAAGCGGAGCTTTAAGAAAGGCTTTACGTAAACTTTTTCCTTCTTCATCATAATATTCCTGAACACTATCCTGCATAAACGGGATCGCCTTGTACGCTTTACCCTGATGTGTAAAAACAGCGGCTTCAATGGAAGATATACTTAATGATACCGTATCGTCTATGAATGCTTCGTTGTAGATGGCAGAGAAAGAATCACCCTCTTTCACGTCAAAAAAATCGATTTGCCAAGCGTATACATCCGAAAGTTTAATAGCCAGCAACGGATCGGAACCAACTTCCTTCATGGTGTTCCAAAGGGAAGAGTTTATTGTTCCGTTTACGAATTTCCGTTTGTATGTTATTTCTTTGGCAAAAGGATAGGCAGCCGGCAATTCTTCACATAAGTTGATAATAACAAAATCAGTCAGCGATTTTGGAAATATGATGTATTTTATGGTTGCAAGGCTGTCAGGCGACGTGATGGTACAGTATTGCATTCCCGCTTTTAATTTTCTGGGATCCAAAACTTCAGATGCGCACTTGGTTATACTGTCGGCCTGTGCAGGAGTGAAACCCAGACGGGCAAAGATAGTTGCCGGATTATCGCCCGATTCCATAACGTAATGGGTTACATCCAGCGAATCGGTACATATGCCATACTGAAATTCGTGTTGGTCCACAATTTCTTCAACGGGTTTCTCAGCTTGTTTACAGCTAAATCCGAAAGAAAAAACGGCGATTACCCCAAACAATGAAAGCTTTTTAGAAAAGTCGTTGATAGTGATACTGATCATCTTATTTATAAATATCTAGAAGATATGCTAATTGAAAGTTACAAACATAAATAAAAATCACCTAAAAAAAGGTTTCTCACCTAAAAAAGAAAGTACAAAGTCCGAATTTGATTAAAAAGTATCCGTTTACTTGTACCTTTGCACGCTTAAATGACGTTGTGTGAATAACAATAACAGAATGAATGTAAGTCGATTTTTTCCAAAAGGAGGAGGTTACAAAAGCAGACTTCTTAAACTGACAGGACCAATCTTTATTGAAAATCTGCTTATCATGTTGCTTGGAGTGGTAGATACCCTTATGCTCAGCAGATACGCAGATAGTTCGGTTGCGGCTGTTGGAGTTTCCAATCAGTTGCTTATGATGGTTTTTCTTTTGTTCAATATAACTACTACAGGTACAACTGTGTTGTGTTCGCTCTATTTCGGGGCTAAAGACAATAAAAGTTTTATACAGGTGATGGGTGTGTCTGTATTGTTTAATGCGACAGTAGGACTGCTTATCAGTGGATCGTTGTTTTTCTTTGGGGAGGATATGCTCAGGTTAATGAACATACGTCCAGAGCTACTATCCGATGCTACCATATATATGCGTACAGTTGGTGGATTTGCTTTTTTTCAGGCCATAAGTCAGACTATCTCGGCTGTATTGAGGGCTGCCAACAAGCCGAATTATGCCATGCAGGTTACCTTGTTTATCAATATTCTAAATGTATTTGGAAATTACTCACTTATATTCGGGCACTTTGGATTTCCGGCTCTGGGAGTACATGGAGCCGCTATATCTACTTCGGTTTGCAGAGGGGTGGCCATGACGCTGCTTTTTATAGTTCTTTTTAAACGACTGATAAAACGTTTGCCTCTGGATTATTTTCGCCCGTTTCCTTTTGCCAAACTTAAAGCTTCACTTAAGATAGGCATACCTGCCGCTTCCGAACAAATAAGCTACGATGCATCGCAGGTGATGATTGTCTATTTTGTTAATATTTTGGGGACAGAAGCGCTTGCAGCAAGAGTATATGTAGTTAATATTGTAATTGTAACTTACTTGTTTTCGCTTTCTTTGGCTCAAAGTGCCGGAATATGTGCTGGCAACTTGCTTGGCATGGGAAAGAAAAAAGCAACCTATCTGCTTACCATATATGCTTTGCAAAGATCGCTGATAGTTACCGGCTGTGCCAGCCTTCTTATTCTTCTTTTTAGTCGCGCGCTATTGTCTCAGTTTACGCAGAACGAAACTATAATAGTTTTGGGAATTGGTGCGTTGGCTGTAGACCTGATTCTGGAGCAGGGGAGAGCAGCTGTATTATTGTTTATAATGACGCTTCGCTCGGCTGGAGATGTAATTTTCCCTGTAATTATCGGACTTTTCTCCATGTGGTTCTTTGCTGTGTTTTGTGGTTATACATTCGGTATTTTGTTTGGGTGGGGATTGGCAGGCATGTGGATCGGGTTCGCTCTTGATGAGTGTTCCAGGGGCACACTTCTTTATTACAGGTGGAAATCCCAGAAGTGGAAGAAACGTACATTGATTCGTTCAAATGTTAAAATAGACTAAACTATACCTTACGTAAAAAACTTTTGCCTCTCTATATACGTCTTACTTATGTGTGATTAATTTTTAAGATTAAAAAATGAAGAAGGGGATTTTTTTGTTTTTGTTTTGTTTACCACTACTCTGTTCGGGTTGTAAGTCATCTAAAGGGGTGACTGCCTCGTTTTCGGATTTAGACGGCGAATGGAATGTTGTCGAAATGAATAACAAAAAAATTATCCCCGAAGTATCAAATCAGTTTATAACATTTGAAGTGTCTCGCAAACGTATTTCAGGTAATGCCGGTTGTAATCGGTTTTCGGGAGGAATTGAATATGCGGACGCTAAAAAAAATAGTCTCAGGTTTCAGCAAATTGTATCTACACGCATGGCGTGTCAGAATATGAGTGGAGAAATGGAGATGTTTCAGGCATTAGACAAAATTGTTAGATTTGAACCCCTTGAAGAAGGTCGTCCGATAAATTCTATTGCATTATACAGCATGGATGGAAATAGGATAATGATTATCGGAAAACGGTAAAAAAAGTATTTAGTAGTTGTAAAACGAGAAGAGGGCGCCCCCGTGATGGAGACGCCCTCTTCGTTTTTTATTAGTAATTAAATTTGTAATTAAATCCGGCTTTAAACCACATACCCGGTTGCGGAATGTTTCCAAGGTCGTAGTAGGTTGTATTTAGTAGGTTGTTTACTTCAGCATATAAAGTAAACGCCCGGATAGGGTAACTTAGGTTAAGATCTACCACGCAGTAGGGAGCATAAGATTCCTCGTAAGACGGTTTCAATGCCTCGTACTTTGTATAACTACCGGCCCGATCCTGCCAGCGTGCGTACCAGGTTAAGGAAAGATCTTTCCATAACGAGTGACTGAGCTGGGCTGTGAATTTATGCTTTAGGTAATCAAGCGCATAGTTTGAAATATAGCCTTCGATGGATTTATCCTGATCGATAAAAGCATATGCTATAGAAGCTTTATGGATAAAAAACCTCTCACCCATAAGTTCGCGGGGTAACAATGTTATGTTTGCTTCTATCCCCAGATTATTTACCTCCGTCAGATTCTTGCTTTCCCAAAGGTCTTCGGGTTTAGCTTTCACCCAATCAATCATATTGCTGCCTTTCCGGTAAAATCCGGCTATGTGTCCGTTAAGAAAATGATTTCCATATTTAACACCAGCTTCAAAAGCTTCGCTTTCTTCGGGCAACAGATTTGGATTACCGATATTGGTTTTGCTTTTGTAGTACAAATCGGTAAAGGTTGGCATACGCAGTGCGCGGTTCCAGCTTCCATACACTTTTATATTGTCGGCAATCCGG is from uncultured Macellibacteroides sp. and encodes:
- the murI gene encoding glutamate racemase produces the protein MLSQCPGPIGIFDSGYGGLTIYEKIREVMPGYDFLYLGDNARTPYGSRSFEVVYRFTLQAVEKLFNEGCHLVILACNTASAKALRTIQQNDLASIDPNRRVLGVIRPTVELVDSISKSKHVGVVGTSGTISSQSYTLEIEKMFPHIVVTGEACPMWVPLVENNEFNGPGADYFIQKHLDSLLTKDPQIDTLILGCTHYPLLIDKIKQFLPQGITVFAQGEYVASSLKDYLLRHPEMDAKLTKNGTSRFLTTESAAKFAEAASIFLNQSIDVEQVAID
- a CDS encoding YccF domain-containing protein, whose translation is MKFLGNLIWLICGGIITSMEYLVASLLMMVTIIGIPFGLQTLKLAMLALWPFGNKVTDSGNSGGCLSVIMNVIWILLGGIWICLTHLFFGVLLCITIIGIPFGMQHFKMAALALAPFGKSIS
- a CDS encoding peptidoglycan DD-metalloendopeptidase family protein: MISITINDFSKKLSLFGVIAVFSFGFSCKQAEKPVEEIVDQHEFQYGICTDSLDVTHYVMESGDNPATIFARLGFTPAQADSITKCASEVLDPRKLKAGMQYCTITSPDSLATIKYIIFPKSLTDFVIINLCEELPAAYPFAKEITYKRKFVNGTINSSLWNTMKEVGSDPLLAIKLSDVYAWQIDFFDVKEGDSFSAIYNEAFIDDTVSLSISSIEAAVFTHQGKAYKAIPFMQDSVQEYYDEEGKSLRKAFLKAPLDFFRITSRYSNARFHPILKRYRAHHGIDYSAPKGTPVKSIGSGVVIAKGFQGGGGNFLKIRHNSNYSTTYMHLSRFARGIRIGSTVQQGEVVAYVGSTGLSTGPHLDFRVYKNGQPINPLHVEAPPSKPVKPELRDSFLLVKKTLLNEIDSCIRLNLAHPNRTMALINANTNMK
- a CDS encoding MATE family efflux transporter is translated as MNVSRFFPKGGGYKSRLLKLTGPIFIENLLIMLLGVVDTLMLSRYADSSVAAVGVSNQLLMMVFLLFNITTTGTTVLCSLYFGAKDNKSFIQVMGVSVLFNATVGLLISGSLFFFGEDMLRLMNIRPELLSDATIYMRTVGGFAFFQAISQTISAVLRAANKPNYAMQVTLFINILNVFGNYSLIFGHFGFPALGVHGAAISTSVCRGVAMTLLFIVLFKRLIKRLPLDYFRPFPFAKLKASLKIGIPAASEQISYDASQVMIVYFVNILGTEALAARVYVVNIVIVTYLFSLSLAQSAGICAGNLLGMGKKKATYLLTIYALQRSLIVTGCASLLILLFSRALLSQFTQNETIIVLGIGALAVDLILEQGRAAVLLFIMTLRSAGDVIFPVIIGLFSMWFFAVFCGYTFGILFGWGLAGMWIGFALDECSRGTLLYYRWKSQKWKKRTLIRSNVKID
- a CDS encoding META domain-containing protein, which codes for MKKGIFLFLFCLPLLCSGCKSSKGVTASFSDLDGEWNVVEMNNKKIIPEVSNQFITFEVSRKRISGNAGCNRFSGGIEYADAKKNSLRFQQIVSTRMACQNMSGEMEMFQALDKIVRFEPLEEGRPINSIALYSMDGNRIMIIGKR